Proteins from a genomic interval of Stenotrophomonas maltophilia R551-3:
- a CDS encoding SDR family NAD(P)-dependent oxidoreductase translates to MTRTVLITGATSGFGAAAVHRFAQAGWKVIATGRRGERLQPLVERYGKDVVHAAVFDIRDPVAMEAALLALPPAFGEIDLLVNNAGLAQGTAPAQSAKLSDWTTMIDTNITALVTLTHRLLPQLVERKGAIINISSVAGVYPYPGGNAYGGTKAFVSQFSLGLRSDLHGTGVRVTTIEPGMAETEFTVVRTHGDQAASDKLYTGANPMTAEDIAEQIFWVATLPPHLNINRLELMPVSQSFAGFQVAREG, encoded by the coding sequence ATGACCCGCACTGTCCTGATTACCGGCGCCACTTCCGGCTTCGGCGCCGCTGCCGTCCACCGCTTCGCCCAGGCGGGCTGGAAGGTGATCGCCACCGGCCGCCGCGGCGAACGCCTGCAGCCGCTGGTCGAACGCTATGGCAAGGACGTGGTGCATGCCGCGGTCTTCGACATCCGCGACCCGGTGGCGATGGAAGCGGCGCTGCTGGCGCTGCCGCCGGCGTTCGGTGAGATCGACCTGCTGGTCAACAACGCTGGCCTGGCACAGGGCACCGCGCCGGCACAGAGCGCAAAGCTGTCCGACTGGACCACGATGATCGACACCAACATCACCGCACTGGTGACCCTGACCCACCGCCTGCTGCCGCAACTGGTCGAGCGCAAGGGCGCGATCATCAACATTTCCTCGGTGGCCGGCGTCTACCCCTACCCGGGCGGCAACGCCTACGGTGGCACCAAGGCCTTCGTCAGCCAGTTCTCGCTGGGCCTGCGCTCGGATCTGCACGGTACCGGCGTGCGCGTGACCACGATCGAGCCGGGCATGGCCGAAACCGAGTTCACCGTGGTGCGAACCCATGGCGACCAGGCTGCGTCGGACAAGCTCTATACCGGCGCCAACCCGATGACCGCCGAAGACATCGCCGAACAGATCTTCTGGGTGGCCACGCTGCCGCCGCACCTCAACATCAACCGCCTGGAGCTGATGCCGGTCAGCCAGTCGTTCGCAGGTTTCCAGGTCGCCCGCGAAGGCTGA
- a CDS encoding SPOR domain-containing protein — protein MAARRGKNQARRNSSSQGTPGWVWLVAGVAIAAVVFLAAPNLFKGEGDGFLRAGPQPNPNAQPAPVADADSDVGTQPAAQPATPKPAEAEKPAATQYDFYTLLPGKEVEMSDAELAASARAEDQRRAKAEAQRAQAALEGKPVPPATATATAPAPTATASVASTAPVTATSRPLPAPLSERPAAATPAANTTAASSNTAATTAAPRAEAAPAATSTAATAAPAAADNARYILQAGAFGASGDAEATKAKLAMMGLAARVESAQINGKTVYRVRMGPYGSAGELSEAKQKLDGTGLQAMAIKAQ, from the coding sequence ATGGCAGCACGACGCGGCAAAAACCAGGCACGACGCAACAGCAGCAGCCAGGGCACACCCGGATGGGTGTGGCTGGTCGCTGGCGTGGCGATTGCGGCCGTGGTGTTCCTGGCGGCGCCGAACCTGTTCAAGGGCGAAGGCGATGGCTTCCTGCGCGCCGGTCCGCAGCCGAACCCGAACGCACAGCCAGCCCCGGTCGCTGATGCAGACAGCGATGTCGGCACCCAGCCGGCCGCACAGCCGGCCACGCCGAAGCCGGCCGAAGCGGAAAAGCCGGCCGCTACCCAGTACGACTTCTACACCCTGCTGCCGGGCAAGGAAGTCGAGATGTCCGACGCCGAACTGGCCGCCAGCGCGCGTGCCGAGGACCAGCGCCGGGCCAAGGCCGAAGCGCAGCGCGCGCAGGCGGCACTGGAAGGCAAGCCGGTTCCGCCGGCCACGGCCACGGCCACTGCACCGGCACCGACGGCAACCGCCAGCGTGGCCAGCACTGCACCGGTCACCGCCACCAGCCGTCCGTTGCCGGCGCCGCTGAGTGAGCGTCCGGCGGCGGCAACGCCGGCGGCCAACACCACTGCGGCCTCGAGCAACACGGCTGCGACCACCGCGGCTCCGCGTGCGGAAGCTGCACCGGCTGCGACCAGCACGGCGGCCACTGCCGCACCCGCTGCTGCCGACAACGCCCGCTACATCCTGCAGGCAGGCGCTTTCGGTGCCTCCGGCGATGCCGAGGCGACCAAGGCCAAGCTGGCGATGATGGGGTTGGCCGCACGCGTTGAGTCGGCACAGATCAACGGCAAGACCGTGTACCGCGTGCGCATGGGGCCGTATGGCAGTGCCGGCGAGCTGTCCGAAGCCAAGCAGAAGCTGGATGGTACCGGCCTGCAGGCGATGGCGATCAAGGCGCAGTAA
- the argS gene encoding arginine--tRNA ligase encodes MKNLLRALISQGIEALRANGTLPADSLPPDFVVERPKTRDHGDFATNAAMLLAKAARSNPRALAQALVEALPRSEDVSKVEIAGPGFINFYLAPAAYQREAASVIKEGHDYGRNLSGNGRTVGVEYVSANPTGPLHVGHGRAAAIGDCVARVLDANGWNAKREFYYNDAGVQIENLSLSVQARVKGIAPDQDGWPEGGYRGEYIADVARAYMAGASVDLEGTLVVGAKDAKDMQAIRRFAVAYLRNEQNLDLAAFGVDFDIYFLESSLYADGKVAEAVAKLQASGHTYEEGGALWLRSTDFGDDKDRVMRKSDGTFTYFVPDVAYHLSKWQRGYERAITELGADHHGSLARVRAGLQAMEVGIPQGWPEYVLHQMVTVMRGGEEVKLSKRAGSYFTLRDLIEEAGRDATRWFLIARKPDSQLTFDIDLARQQSNDNPVFYVQYAHARVCSLLRQAQEKGLVYEQGNGLANLGRLSDDASLLLMNEISRYPEVVEAAGVALEPHLVAQYLRELAHAFHTWYHGTPVLVDDSADRNAKLTLACAARQVLANGLELLGVSAPEKM; translated from the coding sequence GTGAAAAATCTCCTCCGCGCCCTGATCAGCCAAGGCATCGAAGCCTTGCGCGCCAATGGCACCCTGCCCGCCGACTCCCTGCCGCCGGACTTCGTGGTCGAGCGCCCGAAGACCCGCGACCATGGCGACTTCGCCACCAACGCCGCGATGCTGCTGGCCAAGGCCGCGCGCAGCAATCCGCGCGCACTGGCACAGGCGCTGGTCGAGGCGCTGCCGCGCAGCGAGGACGTCAGCAAGGTCGAGATCGCTGGCCCCGGCTTCATCAATTTCTACCTGGCACCGGCCGCGTACCAGCGTGAAGCCGCGTCGGTCATCAAGGAAGGTCACGACTACGGCCGCAACCTGTCCGGCAATGGCCGCACGGTGGGCGTGGAGTACGTGTCGGCCAACCCGACCGGCCCGCTGCATGTCGGCCACGGCCGCGCCGCGGCGATCGGCGACTGCGTGGCGCGCGTGCTCGACGCCAACGGCTGGAACGCCAAGCGCGAGTTCTACTACAACGACGCCGGCGTGCAGATCGAGAACCTGTCGCTGTCGGTGCAGGCCCGCGTGAAGGGCATTGCCCCGGACCAGGACGGCTGGCCGGAAGGCGGCTACCGCGGTGAGTACATCGCCGACGTCGCCCGCGCCTACATGGCCGGTGCCAGTGTCGATCTGGAAGGCACCCTGGTGGTCGGTGCCAAGGACGCAAAGGACATGCAGGCGATCCGTCGCTTCGCCGTGGCCTACCTGCGCAACGAGCAGAACCTGGACCTGGCTGCATTCGGCGTCGACTTCGACATCTACTTCCTGGAAAGCTCGCTGTACGCCGATGGCAAGGTCGCCGAAGCGGTCGCCAAGCTGCAGGCCTCGGGCCACACCTACGAGGAAGGCGGCGCGCTGTGGCTGCGCAGCACCGACTTCGGTGACGACAAGGACCGCGTGATGCGCAAGTCCGACGGCACCTTCACCTACTTCGTGCCGGACGTGGCCTACCACCTGTCCAAGTGGCAGCGCGGCTACGAGCGCGCGATCACCGAGCTCGGCGCCGACCACCACGGTTCACTGGCACGCGTGCGCGCCGGCCTGCAGGCGATGGAAGTGGGCATCCCGCAGGGCTGGCCGGAATACGTGTTGCACCAGATGGTCACCGTCATGCGCGGCGGCGAGGAAGTGAAGCTGTCCAAGCGTGCCGGCAGCTACTTCACCCTGCGCGACCTGATCGAAGAAGCCGGCCGCGATGCCACCCGCTGGTTCCTGATCGCGCGCAAGCCGGATTCGCAGCTGACCTTCGACATCGACCTGGCCCGCCAGCAGAGCAACGACAACCCGGTGTTCTACGTGCAGTACGCGCATGCGCGTGTCTGCAGCCTGCTGCGCCAGGCACAGGAGAAGGGCCTGGTGTACGAACAGGGCAACGGCCTGGCCAACCTCGGCCGCCTGTCCGACGACGCCTCGCTGCTGCTGATGAACGAGATCTCGCGGTACCCGGAAGTGGTGGAAGCGGCCGGCGTGGCGCTGGAACCGCACCTGGTGGCGCAGTACCTGCGTGAATTGGCGCACGCGTTCCACACGTGGTATCACGGGACGCCGGTGCTGGTGGATGACAGCGCCGACCGCAACGCCAAGCTGACCCTGGCCTGCGCCGCGCGCCAGGTGCTGGCCAACGGCCTCGAACTCCTGGGCGTCAGCGCCCCGGAAAAAATGTAA
- the radC gene encoding RadC family protein, with protein sequence MPIHDWPEQERPREKLMARGPTALSDAELLALFLGSGFGGRDAVQTARDLLQAHGPLRVLLDRPARELARLPGLGPARSCTLAAGLELAHRYLAAELEHGEAVGNNPAAVGRYLQHRLRGQAREIFMALFLDNRHRLIACEELFHGTINAAPVYPREVVRRALLHNAAAVILSHNHPSGDPEPSSADTRITDELQQALAMVDVRLLDHFVVGEGRPVSFAERGLLSPPQPRLFG encoded by the coding sequence ATGCCCATCCACGACTGGCCCGAACAGGAACGTCCCCGCGAAAAGCTGATGGCACGCGGGCCCACGGCGCTTTCCGATGCCGAACTGCTGGCGCTGTTCCTGGGCTCCGGTTTCGGCGGCCGCGATGCCGTGCAGACCGCGCGCGACCTGCTGCAGGCGCACGGCCCGTTGCGGGTGCTGCTGGACCGCCCCGCGCGTGAACTGGCCCGCCTGCCCGGGCTCGGCCCGGCGCGCAGCTGTACGCTGGCTGCCGGGCTGGAACTGGCCCACCGCTACCTGGCTGCCGAGCTGGAACATGGCGAGGCGGTCGGCAACAATCCGGCCGCGGTCGGCCGCTACCTGCAGCACCGCCTGCGCGGCCAGGCCCGGGAGATCTTCATGGCCCTGTTCCTGGACAACCGCCACCGGCTGATCGCCTGCGAGGAGTTGTTCCACGGCACCATCAACGCCGCGCCGGTCTACCCCCGCGAAGTGGTGCGGCGCGCCCTGCTGCACAACGCGGCGGCGGTGATCCTCAGCCACAACCACCCTTCCGGCGACCCGGAACCCTCCAGCGCCGATACCCGCATCACCGACGAACTGCAGCAGGCACTGGCGATGGTGGACGTGCGCCTGCTGGACCACTTCGTGGTCGGTGAGGGCCGCCCCGTTTCGTTTGCTGAACGAGGCCTGCTGTCGCCGCCCCAGCCCCGGCTGTTCGGCTGA
- a CDS encoding response regulator transcription factor: MHPRIIIADDHPVVLHGIRVVLQTHLMDVVGSACDGAELLQLVDNNDCDAVLTDLSMPGAGPDGPELIDALRARHPGLPVVVLTGARHPGLLDGLLREGISGLVDKCADFTELPQALSAALAGQVFVSQQLRHHLQARDLLFPREPAPLSAREQEVLDLLAAGLSVNAVAERCGRSPKTISRQKAEAKRKLGLQNNQELFDYLQTRRD, translated from the coding sequence GTGCACCCACGCATCATCATCGCCGACGACCATCCTGTGGTCCTGCACGGCATCCGCGTCGTGCTGCAGACCCACCTGATGGACGTGGTCGGCAGTGCGTGCGATGGCGCCGAGCTGCTTCAGCTGGTGGACAACAACGACTGCGATGCAGTGCTGACCGATCTGTCGATGCCCGGCGCCGGGCCGGATGGTCCGGAACTGATCGACGCGCTGCGCGCACGTCATCCGGGGCTGCCGGTGGTGGTGTTGACCGGTGCGCGCCATCCCGGGCTGCTTGACGGCCTGCTGCGCGAAGGCATCAGCGGCCTGGTCGACAAGTGCGCCGATTTCACCGAACTGCCGCAGGCCTTGAGCGCGGCACTGGCCGGCCAGGTGTTCGTTTCCCAGCAGCTGCGCCACCACCTGCAGGCCCGCGACCTGCTGTTCCCGCGCGAACCGGCACCGCTGTCGGCACGCGAGCAGGAGGTGCTGGATCTGCTGGCGGCCGGGCTCAGCGTGAACGCTGTCGCCGAGCGCTGCGGGCGCAGTCCGAAGACCATCAGCCGGCAGAAGGCCGAAGCCAAGCGCAAGCTGGGCCTGCAGAACAACCAGGAACTGTTCGACTATCTGCAGACCCGGCGCGATTGA
- the coaBC gene encoding bifunctional phosphopantothenoylcysteine decarboxylase/phosphopantothenate--cysteine ligase CoaBC, producing the protein MADSPNASPAPARALEGQKLLLCVGGGIAAYKALELVRRLRDAGAQVQVAMTAGAQQFVTPLSFQALSGQPTRTTLWDSAAEQAMGHIELARWADRIVVAPGTADLLARLAQGHADDLVSTLCLASTAPLTICPAMNHRMWLHPATQANIALLRQRGAQVIGPVDGPLAEGESGPGRLAEPGDIVAALAANGSAEAPAAAPETRALQGLRLLISAGPTYEDIDPVRYVGNRSSGKMGFALAAAAAALGAQVVLVSGPVQLPTPQGVQRIDVRSAAQMRDAVLKSLPADIYIGAAAVSDYTPRQVAPQKLKKTADSQSLVIELVRTPDILAEVAAQTQSLKLVVGFAAETHDVEKYARGKLVDKRLDLVIANQVGISGGGFESDNNAATAFWQDGEQVFPATSKRELAEQLLALIARRLQA; encoded by the coding sequence GTGGCTGACTCCCCCAATGCTTCTCCCGCGCCGGCCCGCGCGCTGGAAGGTCAGAAACTGCTGTTGTGCGTCGGAGGCGGGATCGCGGCCTACAAGGCTTTGGAGCTGGTGCGGCGCCTGCGCGACGCTGGCGCCCAGGTGCAGGTGGCGATGACCGCCGGTGCCCAGCAGTTCGTCACTCCGCTCAGTTTCCAGGCCCTGTCCGGGCAGCCAACCCGCACCACGCTGTGGGACAGTGCCGCCGAACAAGCCATGGGCCACATCGAGCTGGCCCGCTGGGCCGACCGCATCGTGGTCGCCCCCGGCACCGCCGATCTGCTGGCGCGGCTGGCCCAGGGCCATGCCGATGACCTGGTCAGCACCCTGTGCCTGGCCAGCACCGCGCCGCTGACGATCTGCCCGGCGATGAACCATCGCATGTGGCTGCACCCGGCCACCCAGGCCAATATCGCCCTGCTGCGCCAACGTGGCGCACAGGTGATCGGCCCGGTTGACGGTCCGCTGGCCGAAGGCGAATCCGGTCCTGGCCGTCTGGCCGAACCGGGTGACATCGTCGCCGCGCTGGCCGCCAACGGCAGTGCCGAGGCACCGGCTGCCGCGCCGGAAACCCGCGCGCTGCAGGGCCTGCGCCTGCTGATCAGCGCCGGCCCCACCTATGAAGACATTGACCCGGTGCGTTACGTCGGCAACCGCAGCAGCGGCAAGATGGGCTTTGCCCTGGCCGCTGCGGCGGCCGCACTCGGCGCCCAGGTGGTACTGGTCAGTGGCCCGGTGCAGCTGCCGACGCCGCAGGGCGTGCAGCGCATCGACGTGCGCTCGGCCGCGCAGATGCGCGATGCCGTGCTGAAGTCGCTGCCGGCCGACATCTATATCGGTGCGGCGGCCGTTTCCGACTACACGCCGCGCCAGGTCGCGCCGCAGAAGCTGAAGAAGACCGCCGACAGCCAGTCACTGGTGATCGAGCTGGTGCGCACGCCGGACATCCTTGCCGAGGTGGCCGCACAGACGCAGTCGCTGAAGCTGGTGGTCGGCTTTGCCGCCGAGACCCACGACGTGGAGAAATATGCGCGGGGCAAGCTGGTCGACAAGCGCCTGGACCTGGTGATCGCCAATCAGGTCGGCATCAGCGGCGGCGGTTTCGAGAGCGACAACAATGCCGCCACTGCCTTCTGGCAGGATGGTGAACAGGTATTCCCGGCCACCTCCAAGCGCGAGCTGGCCGAACAACTGCTGGCGCTGATCGCGCGGAGACTTCAGGCATGA
- the dut gene encoding dUTP diphosphatase: MTQASTSQPLQVKLLDPRFGDSWPLPAYATAASAGMDLRAALDTALTLQPGDTALVPSGLAIHIADPHLCAVILPRSGLGHRHGIVLGNGTGLIDADYQGPLLISVWNRGREAFTIEPGDRIAQLVVVPIARVNLQVVDTFTDSVRGTGGFGHTGVR, encoded by the coding sequence ATGACCCAGGCATCCACTTCCCAACCGCTGCAGGTCAAGCTGCTCGATCCGCGCTTCGGCGACAGCTGGCCGCTGCCGGCCTACGCCACCGCAGCCAGCGCCGGCATGGACCTGCGCGCGGCGCTGGATACCGCGCTGACCCTGCAGCCGGGCGACACCGCGCTGGTGCCCAGCGGCCTGGCCATCCACATCGCCGATCCGCACCTGTGCGCGGTGATCCTGCCGCGTTCGGGGCTGGGCCACCGCCATGGCATCGTGCTGGGCAACGGTACCGGCTTGATCGACGCCGATTACCAGGGCCCGCTGCTGATCAGCGTCTGGAACCGTGGCCGTGAGGCCTTCACCATCGAGCCGGGCGATCGAATCGCGCAGCTGGTGGTCGTGCCGATTGCCCGCGTCAACCTGCAGGTGGTGGATACTTTCACCGACAGCGTGCGGGGAACGGGTGGATTCGGCCATACCGGGGTGCGTTGA